The proteins below are encoded in one region of Campylobacter helveticus:
- a CDS encoding flagellar basal body P-ring protein FlgI — MKFLLSLCALSIMLFAVPIKEVANTVGVRDNQLIGYGLVVGLNGSGDGTSSKFTLQSVSNLLQGMNIKVDPNDIKSKNTAAVMVTAKLPAFAKSGDKLDIVVSSLGDAKSLQGGTLLLTALRGIDGEIYAIAQGSLSTGGLTARPGGAGSHSTAATVMGGANVEREIPQNFSDNGDLTLSLKTADFKTAHDIERVLNSVFDESVAKAIDSRTIKLNKPEEFSAVEFMARVLEQDIAYTPQSKVIIDERTGTVIAGVDVEVEPVLITHKDITIKIDPNNQTAATQNEIDMKDGGAIDPTSNTLRISNPKTTVANIARMLNKLGATPNDIIAIMENLKRAGAINADLEVI, encoded by the coding sequence ATGAAATTCTTACTAAGCCTTTGTGCTTTGAGCATTATGCTTTTCGCCGTGCCGATAAAGGAAGTGGCAAATACAGTGGGCGTAAGGGATAATCAACTTATAGGATATGGACTTGTCGTTGGTCTTAATGGTAGTGGCGATGGCACAAGTTCCAAATTTACTTTACAATCTGTCTCAAACCTTCTACAAGGTATGAATATCAAAGTCGACCCAAACGATATTAAGTCTAAAAATACCGCCGCGGTTATGGTTACGGCTAAACTTCCCGCTTTTGCAAAAAGTGGCGACAAACTTGACATCGTTGTCTCTTCTTTGGGGGATGCGAAATCTTTGCAGGGTGGCACACTTTTACTTACAGCTTTAAGGGGAATTGATGGCGAAATTTACGCCATTGCACAAGGCTCACTTTCTACGGGAGGACTTACGGCAAGACCGGGTGGAGCAGGCTCTCACTCGACAGCAGCAACGGTAATGGGCGGAGCAAATGTTGAAAGAGAAATTCCACAGAATTTTAGCGATAATGGTGATTTAACCCTAAGTCTTAAAACGGCTGATTTTAAAACCGCTCACGATATAGAAAGAGTTTTAAATAGCGTTTTTGATGAAAGCGTGGCAAAAGCTATCGATTCTCGCACGATTAAGCTTAACAAGCCTGAGGAATTTAGTGCAGTGGAATTTATGGCTCGTGTTTTAGAGCAAGATATAGCCTATACTCCACAAAGTAAAGTCATCATCGATGAAAGAACAGGCACGGTGATAGCGGGCGTTGATGTGGAGGTTGAGCCTGTGTTGATTACCCATAAGGATATTACGATAAAAATCGACCCAAATAACCAAACAGCCGCTACACAAAATGAGATTGATATGAAAGATGGAGGGGCGATAGACCCAACTTCAAATACGCTTAGAATTTCTAATCCCAAAACAACCGTGGCGAATATCGCAAGAATGCTAAATAAACTAGGTGCTACGCCAAATGACATCATCGCTATAATGGAAAATTTAAAGCGCGCTGGTGCGATTAATGCGGATTTAGAGGTGATATGA
- a CDS encoding flagellar biosynthesis anti-sigma factor FlgM — MINPIQQSYVANASLSHTNKVEREAKTEQSQKTENDKVSKIAEQIKNGTYQVDLKATAAAVADSLI; from the coding sequence ATGATAAATCCTATACAACAAAGTTATGTAGCTAACGCTTCTTTAAGCCATACAAACAAGGTTGAAAGAGAAGCAAAAACAGAACAAAGTCAAAAAACGGAGAACGATAAAGTCTCTAAAATCGCCGAGCAGATTAAAAATGGCACTTATCAAGTTGATTTAAAAGCCACAGCTGCGGCAGTAGCAGATTCTTTAATTTAA